The DNA region aaatacagaaataaagtgCTAGTGTTTGTACAACAGGTTTCTAATGGACTGACTCTGTGGCATAAACGTAGCTCCTTACAAAGCCTCCAGAAGGAGCTGGCACCGCACAGGTCAAGTCACAGGCCATCCCATGAGTGCCACTTGgagccctggcagctccattcCAGATGCTGCTTGCTGCTAACGTGCCTACTAAAGCAGAAGACGACCCAACCACCTAGGCCCCTGAATTCATGTGGCAAACCCAGgaggagttccagcctcctggcttccaccagggTTGCAGTCATGCGGGGAGGGAATAAGCAAATCAAACAGTGGTTTCTTTCTCCCTGTTaacttggactttcaaataaataaatgctaaccaaaaaataaaaaataaaaaacaattcccAAAAGAGTCCACACTGTACCCTGGGATTAGCTGAAACATGCATCTATCTAAACACATTAGATATTTAAAGATATCTATAAATGTGTTGATCCTGACAAGGACCAGAGAACCAAGGACACATCACTAATCTATCTTTAATGCCAAGTTGAAAAGGCTTATTCAGAATCAAGTTTCATAATAGTCAATCCATAAAAATGCACTGTTTATAACAAGGTAACTGCAAACTGAGCataaagtaataaaaacaaagcctTATTAAAAACAATTTGGCAGTCTTCAGTAGTATTCAGAGAAGTCCATGTACAAGATTAAATATATTTGAACTAGATATTTCAATGTGTCATCATACTTGTGCAATTTCAACAGGAAAAAGGTTTTTCTCACACTACCCCTAAATCAGTCCACCCAACTAGTTTCAGGGGAAGAAGGGAGGCCTCTTACAACAacgtgcttatttatttgagaaatctGAGAGAAGAGTCTtacactcactggttcactccccagatggctgggacTGGCCTGGGCCCAGCGCTGGGGACTCCATCCAGGGCAGTGGCAACTAGGACCTGCTGCCCCCATGGATTGCATGaccagcagagagagagctggCATCTGCAGTTGGAGCTGGGAAGCAAACCTTGGCAATCAGATATGAGACATGGGCGTCTTAACAACTAGGCTATGTGCCCATTCCCTCCGACTTCcttaagtaaattaaaaacaacaaacctGAGGCTTTTGGTTCGATTACCTATTACTAGGGTAATGTTTTCTATAAACATGGCATtatctatttttcttaaaaaataattgtaattcTTAAAAACGCTAACTAAACAGAAGACTGGTAAACTCATTTTTCAACCTCtaattctagaaataaaaactCCTGAGGGTTTCACTGACTGGTTCACTTGAAGGCAGGACTGTGCCGACTCTTCTCCCGGTATAACACGTCAGGTCAGGAGCGGGCGGCTAGCCTGGGAGCGCAGACACCAGCGACCCACCCTGGCGGGCCCGGCCGCCAACTCTGGCCTCCCCCTCAGGCGGCCCTAGGTGGCAGGGACGGCTCCCGCAGTTGGACGCCTGCAGCCACAAGGCACACCCGGCTgccatcctggctctcagctctagccacgccctggcactgcaggcacaCCACCAGAAGGCACCTCTAgttgtctccttctgtctcccaAATCACTGTCAACCCGACGTCACATTGAGCAGCTCCGTGGCACACGGCCAAGATGCTGCTCCAGATCTCCTCGACCCACTTCGAAGTGCCCGGGTTCGTGGCCGGTGCTGGCCGCACTTCCGGTAGAATTATTCTATCATTTACAGAGCCTCACAGAGATTAATTTCACATTTATAAAGCTTGATCCATCACTTTATAATAAACATACATGAACCGCAATTATTTGCAGAGGTGTTGCAATGCCTGTGCTTATTTCAAAAGTACATGTCATTTAAGGACAAGCTACAAAACAGAACTTTTAAGATACTTTGTTCATAAATATTCAAGAGAGACAAACATTTACCTCAGCTAAGGTAATAAGAAGAGGATCGAACGGAAGAGTTTCGGGAGGACATTCCCACTGTAATCTGTGTTTTACAGAACCATGTATCAACCTGAAACAAAGAAGTCCATGGATGCGACAAGGAAAGCAGTGGTGAGCTGCTCACCCAAGGCACACCCTCCTCAGAGCACACCTGTCAGGGCTCCTCTGCAGCATGGTGGAATGCCACGTGCCACAAGACAGTACCAAGACATTCTAACAACCAGTCTAAAACTTCCTATTGTGGGGCAAAACTGGGAACCCCACATAAAGCACCCAATTGCTTTGGCATATTGCTATCTgtaattttttcaatatttatttatttttattgactagGGAaggtttacaaagaggaggaagaaaatgatcttccatctgctaattctctACCCAAGTGGCTCTACGGCCAGAGCTGATTaaatttgaagtcaggaacttctggtctcccatgggtgcagagttccaaggtcttggaccatcctgtactgttttcccgGGTCTCAcaggctgggagcaggacaggaagtgaaaCAGATGAGTCACgatccagcacccacacagactcccagcacatgcaaggtgaagactttagccactgagccattgcgctaggCCCATTAGAGCTGTAATCTTAACACATACGTTCCACCTAATGTCTTTCAGACAACACAGGCAATGTATAGAAAAATCAGAGGCAAACAAAATGTAGCAGAAAAGAGCAGTTTCCCATGAACGCAGACGCCATTCATTATCTGAAAGAAAACCTGATTGTATTCCTATTAAAGAGAACAACACTGGACCAGAAAAGGAATGGGTCCTTCTGGGTTACAAAGGACACCCTTTACCTGTAGGTGCTCGCacaggaggggtcagggaacacTGCAACTTCTAAGACCTTCCTCAagcctttgtgtctctccctctctcctttccagaggcaccccacctcccagctcgcTCTCTCGGGAGGTACTTAGTCCTTTCCTCATCTCTccacattcacctggtcactttgcaaacaaagcttctctgtctgcaaccaaaaaaaataaaaatacagaaaagaaaaagaaaccggTAGCCCCTGAAGTTCTCCaccttgttttttaaaagtttttatcaaGGCATTACTGATACGTAGTAAAGCATGTATAAATACACTCACACCCTGACAATGGCCTCATCATCACATTCAAATCCATTCACACTCCTCTGCAACTGTCTTGACTTGTTAGCCCccttttagtgtgtgtgtgtgtgtgtgtgtgtgtgtccccacaaATGCAAGAGGTCTCTATAATGTGGCTAACAGTCAAACActttgaggaaaaagaaaatagggcTTCAATCAGAATCTaagttataaaatgataatagttgCTTCTTAAGCTTATTTTTCACtcaaaaaattttcttttgcaatttacttgaaatgcagagtttcaCACGCAGAGTAGGAAAGAAAGCAATTTTCCATGCGTTCCTCAGACCTcagacagccacaatggccagcagcTAAGCCAGGtgaagtcgggagcttcttcaggtctcccatgtgtttacacaagtccaaatacttgggccatcttccactgccttcctaggaacgtcagcagggaactggttgcaaaatggaacagtcaggaatCACACTAGCACCCGTATGTGATGATCATGCTGCAGGTGAAGTTTAACTTGCTACACTACAACACTAGCCCTTCAAAATCTTAGAGCATGAAAAATGACACATCTTACATTTGGGGGCaaattttgattattatttctaAAGTTAAATTTTCGATTATCTAGATAAGCTAAAACTGGAGCTATACTAAAAAATATAAAAGCTTATTAGTAGTAaacttttaaatattgttttgtatatacatatgtgtgtgttttctttacaCCAGTATCAAGGTCTGCCAAGAAAGACAGTAAGAGTTATGCCCTGCCAAGAGAGCTGCAACGTGGTAccgtgggttaagccatcaccatAATGCCAGAAACCCAGGAAGGTGCCAGTTTGGGTCAGGCTGCatgacttccaatccagttccctgctaatggcctaggaaaagcagacaatggcccaagggtttgggtccctgccacccaggtgggggaCAAcagaactcctgcctcctggcatcggcccagcccagccagtgcaCTGCGGCTGTCCATGCAGTATCTCTAGCTTTCCCTCACTCTCTgtgacattcaaataaacaaaccaaccttatttataaaagaaaaagaaaactacatgtaataattaagaaaaaatttcagCAAACTGCCAACTTCcactttaaaaagaacattttatcgggcctagcgtggtagcccagtggctaaagtccttgctgggatcctatatgggtgccagttctatcccagcagccgtgcttcccatccagctccctacttgtggcctgagaaagcagctgagcacagcccaaagccttggaactctgcacccacgtgggagacccagaagaggctctgggctccagccgtcacggccgctttgggagtgaatcatcggacagaagacctttctctctgtctctcctcctctctgtatatctcagtttctaataaaaataaatccttaaaaaaaaaaaaaaaaagaatattttactaGCAACTTGTGAAAACTTGAGAATGCTGAAATagtgtttgtttaaaaaacaaaacaaaaaggcccACTCAGGACATGGCGcaacagcctagtagctaaaaccttgccttctctctgccaggatcctacatgggtgcaggttcctatccctgctgctgcacttcccatccagctccctgcgtgtggcctgggaaagcagttgaggacggcccagagccttgggaccctgcacccacatgggagacttggaggtagcttctggctcctagcctcagatcAGCTTACCTCTGGCCTTTGTAGGTactccagggagtgaaccagtgcacagaagatttttctctctgtacatctgcctttcgaataaatgttttttaaaaagtggcccATTCAGGGTCAGCCCTGAGGTGAAGCAGGTAAAGTTACTGAGGCACCGCAAGCGTCCCATGTTGGCAtcaggtttgagtcccggctgctccacttccaaaccagctccctgctaacagtctggaaaagcagaagatggccaagtgcgtGCGACACTGCATCCATACAGCAGACCACAAGAAAGtgcctgtctttggatcagtacAGTTCTACctgttgtagccttttggggagtgaacccaaaggtgaaagatgaaagatctttgtctcctcgtttctgtctctccccctccccgcctctccctctctctgtaactccctgtcaaataagtaaatcctaaaaattaaaaaagggagTCCATTCAATTTCTTGATTTGGTATTTACTGCCGATTTGGGCAACTACACTTGGAACTGGCCCTCAAACAATTTCATGGatttctacaacagccagggtgaaTGTCACTTTTATTTCAACATcacaataaaacttaaaatacattTAGATTCAATACTACATTGATTTTACTCAACTATTTTGAATACGGTCGATCAAAACTTGTATAGATTTTACCTGCAAGGAATACCTCCTTTAGAGTAAATAGCTGCAAACGCAGAAGGGGCTCGGGGCTGCtcaccaaactgaaataaagagagaaggatTCCATCACTTCTTAGTCACACCTGATCGATCCTAACCCCACTGAGCTCACACCAAATGGCTATACCAACTTTCAGCCAGACAAACTGGTACCACAGGCATCACGCCTACTCAGCGACAGACTGTGAGGAACTGTCAACCCTCTTGGTGGTAGCAGTGACTACCACGTTTTGTATagtccttttaaaatatatttttatttgaaaagcagattttatagacagaaaaggagagacatacaaagagaaaaaaatcttcaacttgctgattccctcccaaaatggccacagggccagagctgaactcagccgaagctaggagcttactccaggtctcccatgtgggtgcagggtcccaagatcctgggccatcctccactgctctcccaagccaaaagcaggaagctggatctgaaatgaagcagccaggacacgaactggcagccataagggatgctggagccataggcagaggattagcatgcagcACCACTACTCTGGTCCCTTTTCATCCCCAACTTGTTTCTGAGGTCTGAGGGTGGCTGATGGCTTTTCCACCCTACCCTGACTGTGCCTTTCCaagagggctgggagcagagctgatgCCCAGGGAAACTGAGAGTGCCTTCATTCACCAGCACATCCCCTACTTGCCTTCCAGCCAAGCACAAATGGTACAGACACATGGCCAGGGAAGCTACATTTCTGCAAAACAGACTGAGGTTTTCTTACACATTAAAAGATTAGATAACAGAACTGAGAACGGAGTAAGAGCCTCACACATGTATCTGGATTCATCTTAGATTATAACTTCTTGGGGCCGGTcctttggcacagtgggttaaactgtacTGCTTACTGCAGAGCTGGTGTTTTcgtacccagctccctgctaaggtgcttaGGAAGGCAACTGAGGGCCCAAGAACATGGACCCCGGCCACTCATGTGGCAGAAATGGATGaaattctagctcctggcttcagccatatgggagtaaagcagcaggtgggagatcaagctttctctctctctctctctctcgcccttcTACCCCTTTActtttctgccttttcaacaaatcTTCTGTCACTTCACTCGTTGAGTGTTGCTCCATGTTACTAGGAAGAGATGACGCCTACACCTGTTCTCCAAGGTGATGGAAGAGGGCGACAGCAGCACACAATCACAGCAGCGGCAGCTTCCGAACAGCTCACTAGCGATCCGAAGAGGACTTAGGCACAAAACGTAAATTTGGGCACCAACAGTTTTGTTTCCTGGGGCCACTGCGATGTTAGTGAGGTCACAGGCCATGACAGTCCTAGCCAGTGTCAGTTCcggtcctgtctgctctgcttctggcccagctccctactGCACACGGAAGGCAGAGAGCACTTGTGAGCTcgtggcttccgcctggccccgCAAAGGCTGGCTGTCTCTCgccactctccctttcaaatgaaaaaatgaaaacaaacacaaaaaataaatcaaaaacctTATTCTTCTTCCTTAGGAATTATAACTACATGAAAAAATATTCCTATTTTGGTTATTACGTAGAACATAAATTAGGCTTTATAAATAAGCCCTCTCATTACAGTTTGGGTGCTGTATCTCATACTTGCCCTTCCAACCCAAGTTTTTCCAGAGGAAAAAAGTTAATTCTAAACTGAACACACTAGGCCAGGCATCACCTGGGCCTCATGTACAAGCATGGTGTAACTCAGGCACTTTTATGTGTACAAATCTGTCAAGTATAAATTGTTACAATAAAGTAAAACAGGGGAAGACTATTGTTTGGCTTACTGGGTGAAGCTGATACAACATCGAGGAATGCTCAGTCATTTCTACACCCCTGCAAGTAGGTAAATTATCCTATGATGactgaaaagaaaatcttttcaatacggtaaaataataaaaacagaaaataaagttgataggtaatttatgttccaaaATGGTAGTCACCAAATAGGACAGGACGTGCTCAGCGGGTCCACCTGGACACCGTCCCGGGTCCTCACGCACCGGGCGTGCACCCCAGGACCTCAGCTCCTCACGCTTGGTCTGCTTCCTCACCAGCTCAAAACTGGCAGAGGTAATTAATCCCAGACAGAACTCGGAACAACGCAACAGTGCGTTAACTGCCCATTCAGAAAACCTACTGAGCTGGTAACTCCTTTGATACTTACAGGGTTGATGGTTTTAGGGTTCAGTTTATCGCTAGGTCGAGGATGAGGCTTCCTGGCAGTCTCGGGAGGGGCGGCTGCCGAGGACCACCTGCCTTGGGGAACTGTGGCGCTGTGTTTCACCTGTACACCTGATGCTGTCCCTCGATCGCAGCTTCCTGGAAAACGTAGACCAGCAACAAAAAGAGGTCAGGGCAATCAAGTTCGCCCGGTGCCAAGGTGCCACGGCGAAACTCGGCTTCCCAGTACCTGGTCCTCTGCTTCTCAGCTGCAAACCTCCAGGATCTGTTCTCTGCATTACGTGCCTCTTCCTCCTGTAGTTAGATGAAATTCAATTTCAAAATTTGCTTGTAGGGGCACTCACTATCCTTATAAAGACACAAACTCGGGGCCGCAGTCAGAACAGCCGGGCTCCTGCCCGAGACGCTCCTGAACACAGATCTGATTTCAGTCCCTGCAGGGCCAGGCATgttggcaggttaagctgcctgaGATGTCAGCTTCCTGTGTCGCAGTGCCTGGTGCAAGACTACCACTCCAtttctgtccctgctgcctgctaaGGTCGCTCCAGGAAACAGCCAATGATTCCTCAAGCGCCTAAGTCGCCACCGCCTTCATGGCACACCTAGACGGATTCCCTGGCTCCGAATTCAAGCCAGGCCCAGCTCCGGCTATCACAGCTGTTTGGGGACTGGACCAGGGAaagaatctttctttctctcccccttcaaCTAAGTTAAGAAGCAAGCAAAGAAAAACCACAAACAACTAAAACAGTATGAAAAGCCAAGGGACAAAACAATTATGTTACACAAAATATCTAAAAAGACTTATGAGAAAATATCAAAGTAAGTCAACTTCAACAGTTTTGAGAACAGCAAAACTAAAAACATCTTCCAGAAGACCTGGCGCAATTTTTTATCTTAGCTTGTCAAAACATACTGTTAGAAGCTCAAACTGCAGGgtctggtatgatagcctagtggctaaaagtcctcgccttgaatgtgtcaggatcctacACTggagccagttcgtgtcccagctgctccacttcccatccagctccctgcctgtggcctgggaaagcagcagaggatggctcaaagccttgggaccctgcactcacaagggagacctagaagaagctcctgctttagCTAACCTGTGGCCCTTGCAGCACCTGGGGAACaaatcaaagaatggaagatctttctgcctctctttctctctgtaaatctgtctttccaataaaaataaataaaatcttaaaaaaaacaaaaaaagcagaagcagcagctccaatTGTGATCTGGCCACATCAGAACACAAAGGTCGGATCCCTGAACGGCGTGTCTGGCATGCCCGGGTCTCACCTGACCTCCAAATGTCACTGCGTGCTGGTCAGCTCTGACCTGGCCAGCAACCGGGCCGACTCCTGTCTACCGTCCTTCAGGCT from Ochotona princeps isolate mOchPri1 chromosome 11, mOchPri1.hap1, whole genome shotgun sequence includes:
- the PACRGL gene encoding PACRG-like protein isoform X2; translation: MQRTDPGGLQLRSRGPGSCDRGTASGVQVKHSATVPQGRWSSAAAPPETARKPHPRPSDKLNPKTINPFGEQPRAPSAFAAIYSKGGIPCRLIHGSVKHRLQWECPPETLPFDPLLITLAEGHADDEVFERGLNALVQLSGVVGPALNAHLKLLLTSLSKRLMDKKFKEPITGALQKLEQHGGSGSLMIIKSKIPTYCSICC